The Acanthopagrus latus isolate v.2019 chromosome 1, fAcaLat1.1, whole genome shotgun sequence genomic interval ATTTCTTTATTTGGTACAGTTGACAAATAAGATACTGTACGTATAACTCCAGCACAAAACTGCACCTTTGTCCTTCTCATACAATAAAAGTCTTgaaaaaatgcaagaaaaagaaTATGGCTTGAACAGTCAATGATGCCTCAACATAATTAGATGTGTGTAATGATGATAATTCAGTCAAAACGTGAATTCACAACCCAGCTTTGTGTCGAACAGCTGAAATGCTGCTCCGGTGGTTTCATGGACCAtcagtgaaaaggaaaaagtgaaatgtgGACGTGACGTGGAATcaatttaaacaaaagaaaacaaacaacaaaacacattaccTGGTGCAGCTTTATCCCAAAACCTGTGGCACTAAAATTTGAAAATCTATAAGAGGAACTCCATGTACAGTATAATAAAATTCACTAACGTCCATGCAgtgttaaagaaacaaaagcaaaatggcACAAAAACTCTGTCAAGCAACAAGATTCCCGATAGGCTATCAACCAAACTGTGCACTAAAACCGCGTTATCCATCCTTTAGCCTACTGGATTGAGAAACATGGGAATGCGCTACAAAGTATCAGGCACGATACTCTGCATACAAATAGACTTTTCAGCAGATACACTATTTACAGCTTCATTGATTACATTAAATATCAACTTAAATAGATagccaaaacattaaatagTCTGGTATATAAATACTCAATATCTGTCACAATTGTAAATGCATGTTTATCGGATTTTTCCTGCAGCTCCCGACATTAAAAAGCTAATCCTCTCTGACCATAAAGAAGCCAGGCTTTAAAAGGCAGTTAAGGCATAGGCAAGTCACATTTCTCCTCAGTAACACAACAAAGTTTTCTGGGATATTCTGCACTGATTAGCCGATAATAGCTGGCACAATTTAGTTGTACAGTTTCTAGATGAAGCGAAgacaataaacacttaaaactgAGATTGCAGTCCCCACAGGATAGTGAAGATCATCACTGGTAGAAAAATGGAGGGAATTCATCCTCATTAAACTATTTGGTTCTGGCTGTGTGCTCTACATGATTGTCACTTTCCCTACAGTCCACCTCAATCCCAGGTTAGATCTTAATTTTGGCATAGAGTTCATCAATTTGCTCTCTGAAGCGATTGCGAAGCTCAGTCCTCTTGGCCTTCAGGGTGGGTGTCAGCAGGCCGTTCTGGACAGAAAACATCTCAGGATGTAATGTGATATCTCtcacctgcagagaaaaaaagagcaaaaactgCGTCAGTGAAAATAttgaatataaatatttgaGTCTGACTGAAACTACCAgttattttcttgattcattatttgtttgataaatcCGAAAATAGTGCAAAGCTCAAGGTGACGTCCTCAAACTGCATTTTTGTCCAGTCCAAACAATAGAAAAGTAAAGCAGGAATGATTTATGAATGAACTAATTTTTCcaagcaaaactgtcaaaaatgtgttagtTCCAGCTTTTGccattttggactgttggttggacaaaataaacaatttgaAGACATATTGTTCCGGAACCCAAAGTGACtagtatttttttcaaatccttGGACATTTTTATGGATTCAcatttaatcatgaaaataactgtCACTCCGGAATCAAATATGTTGCATTTAAAGATGTTTATGTTGCCAGATCAAATCCAGCAATGTGAGAAAAGCAGATCAAACATGGCAACAATCACCTGCTCAAAAGACTTGAGTCCTGCTTCCTTGCCCAGCCTCAGGATGTCCTCCAGGATGGCTGTCTTCACATCCTTAAAACAGCCAgaaaaatgttagcatgcaagtggatgtgaggctgtgtgtcagaaaaaaaaaaaatctcaccttGTTTTTGCACAGTTCAGAGTACGATCCTTCAATCCCTTTTTTCTTGATCCAAATAGGTAGAAAGTCTGGATCAGGTACCACAATCCCCACCAGGCATGCctgaaaaatacaacacagaTACCAGGAAGATCAGTGTCTCAAAAATTCACCAAACTAGAAACAGCACTGTTGTTCAATGTCCCATCTCAATCTCATAGTAATTACTCACCTGTAAGCTGTCACCATGAACAAATATCTGGGCCACTGGATCACTGAGATTGTagacattttctattttctcagGGGCGATGTATTCTCCTTGTGCCAGcttgaaaatgtgcttttttctgtcagtgatCTTCAGGGTGCCATTCTACAACAAACAAGGAGAGAAAAGCCTTGAAATTAAGATACAGATTCTATGTCACTAAACAGATTTACCCACGATGTCAGTTAATGGTCAGTAGTGCCCTTCAGACTGTTCTGCTTACAGGAAGCCATTTTCCAATGTCTCCCGTGTGCAGCCATCCATCCTGGTCGATTGCTTCTGCTGTTTTCTCAGGATCTTTCAGGTATCCCTGGAATACATTTGGTCCTTTGACACACACCTAGGAGGAGCAATGatcagataaaaagaaacacaaatagaTCAATGATGTAATAATACTAGTGGCATGACTCAGGGATCACAATGTCAGTCTGCATTAATTGGTAAGTCCACCAGACTGAATTACCTCAACGTACTATTTGGATTTCTTTGAAATTCTCTCCAGACATCTGTTTGGTTATTCCCTGACCTTTCATCTAGAACCCACCAGCTCAAACAGCTGGGAAATATCAAAACTAAGATGTTAACATGGTAAaaattagggctgcaacaacaaaaattgttttcattgttgattaatcgGTTTATTTACTTGATAAATCAAGTAGTCATTTGGCCATACATTTTAAGCAAATGaggaaaaatgtcagtgttttgtcctcaaatgtctttgttttagcaATCCAAAGAAATATTGTTCACTGTAAAtgagaaagaaaccacaaaacattcacatttaagaagctggaatcagaattTTGACTCAATAGCAATACTTGGCAATGAAGGCAATAGCAAGCTACTAATTGAATAACTGTTGAAGCTGTCATCAACACATCAGCATGATAGCGTTGTCACTATGAACATGTTAGCTTACATTCTAAGGGCTGCCCACATGgccatgactgaaaaaaaaaaatctctttttcatATGTTGTTGTATTCATTGTGATGTACAGTACGTCAGCCTAAATTCAACAGTGTTGCTCTTACTGTGCGTGTCAACTTGTTCTCTGTACAGTGTTGATGGTGATTTATCAGGCTGTGGCTTTAGAGACAATTCTTGTTGGTAGGATCAATTCAcagttgttttgtcttctgtaatgtgactttttttcataatagtaatacattaaaatgatgtgCTTAAATCTCCTGTTTCTGAGAgcacaaataaatacactttCTGATCCACTGTATGCGTCTGATgcacctcctcacctctccctctccattgGCAGCCAGGTAGTTCATTTCTGCAACATCCACCAGTTTGACAGAGTTGCAGGGCAGAGGAGGACCGACGTGACCtggacacacaaaataaccacagTTCAGGTTCACGATTTCAAGAAATAATCaaggatatttttaaaacacaagggGCAGTACATCTGAATGATCAAGAGCAACAGTTAGTGGATGTGTGTAGCTTTTACCTGCTGACCAGTCCCCGGGCATCGACATGGTGCACCCAGCTGTACATTCAGTCTGACCATAGCCCTCATAAAACTGTGGAGcagagaacatttatttttagtgaCAGTCATGGAGTTAAAACAATCCCAGTTATTGATAAATTAAAGTGTGGATGCGGCTCACCTGACAGCCCAGTGCAGCTCGTAGGAACGTCAGGATGGTCGGAGACACCGGAGCTGCTCCTGTGATCATGAGTCGGACACGGCCGCCCAGACTCGCCTGCAGAgtgtgaaacaaacaggaagacacacaATGTCATACTGAAACACTGGATACTGTTTCTTATAAACCATAAAACCCTAATCATAATGATTAAAATTACCGTCAGGAACCTGGCACATGTGATTGGTGTTTATCTGACCTACAATAACAGCAACAGTCCTGCACCTTTAACATACGACGATGATAGAATCTAAAAGTATTACAAAAAATAGGTAGTTATAATTCTGTGTGCATTTCTATTAGATTAAATCAGCCTTTACTGTCTGCCTTAGGAGAAATCTGTCTTGGCCATTCAACAGAAGACAGTCAACTCCAGCAAACGTTCCACCAGAACATTTATAtgaagtttacatttttaagggGAAGAGGGAAGAGTGTGTTAAAGTTGTAGAGTTGATCAGAAACACGAAGCCCCTTGAGAGCACGCCATGTTTACCTGGACTTTCTTGAAGATGAGTTTGTCCCACATGCTGTCTTTTCTGACCACGCCACTCTTAAGCTccgcctccttcctcctgaAGGCAAAATCGAGCAGCCACCTCTTCAGCGGCGTGTTGGCTTGACTAAATACCTGTGGAGAATTTAAACAAGCTCATTTCAAAAAGCCCATAGAACAGGTCTGCTACAGAGAATCACCACATTTTATAATAAACAACATGATGGATGAATAGTGAATCAGAcggcatgtaaacattttatcaGTTACATAAATACTTTGTCTGACCTTATCAAACATGCGGTTGAGGAGGCGTGGGACCACAGGGAAGACTGTCGGCTGCAGCGCTTTCAAATCATCCATCAAAAGTCGAATGTCCCCTTGAAAATAGCCAATTCGAGCCCCATGGATGAGGATGACACcctgatggaaaaataaatcagtgcaaCATTGTGTTCACCAGAGGGCAGTGTTACTTCTGAAGAGTTCACTACAAATCAGCAAGTCCACCGGTTGTCACACaatttttttcagcatcaatACTGCAACATTTCTCTATTCGTATGCCTTGTACTTTGAGGATAATAAACTACcgaatttaaaacatttaaaccaaaCTTCTCAAAAAGTACCGATATTTTGTctaaacaacaaagcagctgcagaAGTATTGCAAtataaaatacaatcaaaaattAACCGAGTTGAGGCACAAAATCTATCTCCGAAAGACAAAGCAATCAATATTATGAATCTGgcacaaaacaaacttttagtAGAGACTCAAAACTACAATTTGAATAAATCAATAGGACTTCACTTATAGTTATTATAATTGTGCATCATTCCTGATGGTAAACAAGTCCAACACATACCTGTACAACCCTCTCAAACATGTGAGCTAGGGGGAGATAGGATACATGAATGTCATGGAGGTCCAGCATGCAGTgcacctgcaggacacacacacacacaaaaaaacaaaaacacatgcacgaATGCAGGTCAAGCACTGGCGTACTGTACCTCCACCACCCTCTCAAACATGTGGGCCaaa includes:
- the acsl1a gene encoding long-chain-fatty-acid--CoA ligase 1a isoform X1 — translated: MQAQEVLRQLRIPELDDLRQYVRGLPTNALMGMGAFAALTTYWFASRPKALKAPCDLGLQSVEIPGGERARRSVLNDGIEPLAHYYDDALTMYEVFLRGLRVSNDGPCLGSRKPNQPYEWQSYKEVLDRAEHIGSALLHRGHSHTGDKFIGIFSQNRPEWTISELACYTYSLVAVPLYDTLGTEAIGYIIDKAAIKTVICDVPEKARMMLDCASGKGRTIKTILLMEAFDTDLVTRGKECGIDILSLKEFEALGKANYQKPVPPKPEDLAIICFTSGTTGNPKGAMLTHGNVISNTAAFIKMTEVHCMLDLHDIHVSYLPLAHMFERVVQGVILIHGARIGYFQGDIRLLMDDLKALQPTVFPVVPRLLNRMFDKVFSQANTPLKRWLLDFAFRRKEAELKSGVVRKDSMWDKLIFKKVQASLGGRVRLMITGAAPVSPTILTFLRAALGCQFYEGYGQTECTAGCTMSMPGDWSAGHVGPPLPCNSVKLVDVAEMNYLAANGEGEVCVKGPNVFQGYLKDPEKTAEAIDQDGWLHTGDIGKWLPNGTLKITDRKKHIFKLAQGEYIAPEKIENVYNLSDPVAQIFVHGDSLQACLVGIVVPDPDFLPIWIKKKGIEGSYSELCKNKDVKTAILEDILRLGKEAGLKSFEQVRDITLHPEMFSVQNGLLTPTLKAKRTELRNRFREQIDELYAKIKI
- the acsl1a gene encoding long-chain-fatty-acid--CoA ligase 1a isoform X2; the protein is MQAQEVLRQLRIPELDDLRQYVRGLPTNALMGMGAFAALTTYWFASRPKALKAPCDLGLQSVEIPGGERARRSVLNDGIEPLAHYYDDALTMYEVFLRGLRVSNDGPCLGSRKPNQPYEWQSYKEVLDRAEHIGSALLHRGHSHTGDKFIGIFSQNRPEWTISELACYTYSLVAVPLYDTLGTEAIGYIIDKAAIKTVICDVPEKARMMLDCASGKGRTIKTILLMEAFDTDLVTRGKECGIDILSLKEFEALGKANYQKPVPPKPEDLAIICFTSGTTGNPKGAMLTHGNVISNTAAFIKMTEGVLKPTSKDVLISFLPLAHMFERVVEGVILIHGARIGYFQGDIRLLMDDLKALQPTVFPVVPRLLNRMFDKVFSQANTPLKRWLLDFAFRRKEAELKSGVVRKDSMWDKLIFKKVQASLGGRVRLMITGAAPVSPTILTFLRAALGCQFYEGYGQTECTAGCTMSMPGDWSAGHVGPPLPCNSVKLVDVAEMNYLAANGEGEVCVKGPNVFQGYLKDPEKTAEAIDQDGWLHTGDIGKWLPNGTLKITDRKKHIFKLAQGEYIAPEKIENVYNLSDPVAQIFVHGDSLQACLVGIVVPDPDFLPIWIKKKGIEGSYSELCKNKDVKTAILEDILRLGKEAGLKSFEQVRDITLHPEMFSVQNGLLTPTLKAKRTELRNRFREQIDELYAKIKI